One window of Serinus canaria isolate serCan28SL12 chromosome 3, serCan2020, whole genome shotgun sequence genomic DNA carries:
- the EPRS1 gene encoding bifunctional glutamate/proline--tRNA ligase isoform X1, producing MAALSLTVDAGSPPLGALLTVEHVKNDVEISVQEGKETILSVSEQVSFTDVNSIARYLARVAASAGLYGSNLLEHTEIDHWLEFSATKLSTASQFPSAIQELNHCLSLRTYLVGNSLSLADLCVWAVLKDSSTWQGQLEQNKAPVHAKRWYSFLEVQRAFQSVGAKWAAGTPKVKMATEKEKKADVGKFVELPGAEMGKVIVRFPPEASGYLHIGHAKAALLNQHYQVNFKGKLIMRFDDTNPEKEKEDFEKVILEDVAMLHIKPDQFTYTSDHFETIMKYAEKLIQEGKAYVDDTPAEQMKAEREQRVESKHRNNCVNKNLQMWEEMKKGTEYGQTCCLRAKIDMSSNNGCMRDPTLYRCKNQPHPRTGSTYNVYPTYDFACPIVDSIEGVTHALRTTEYHDRDEQFYWIIEALGIRKPYIWEYSRLNLNNTVLSKRKLTWFVNEGLVDGWDDPRFPTVRGVLRRGMTVEGLKQFIAAQGSSRSVVNMEWDKIWSFNKKVIDPVAPRYTALLKDAVVPVNIPEAQEEMKEVAKHPKNADVGLKPVWYSSKVLIEGADAETLAEGEVVTFINWGNIIITKLNRNSSGKIVSINAKLNLDNKDFKKTTKITWLAETPRAPLIPTVCVNYEHLITKPVLGKDEDFKQYINRNSKQEELMLGDPCLKELKKGDIIQLQRRGFFICDQPYEPVSPYSCKDAPCILIYIPDGHTKEMPTSGSKEKTKAETAKKEASSAVKEKSAPVVGRTSTPACAESSEGLLIIYKKVAAQGDVVRDLKAKKAAKEDIDKAVKQLLALKAEYKEKTGQEYKPGNPPVSGTAQSSKLETSGTLESKALYDKVAEQGEVVRKLKAEKASKDEIGAAVEVLLSLKAEYKRQTGQEYKPGSPPVVFVPPQCSPVSTPPSPYPVDSKALYSRVAQQGEVVRKLKSEKASKEQIDEAVKILLNLKAEYKQKTGQEYKPGNPPSTPPCLSSNALPSSVCCSNLASCSLVDGKALYDTVAEQGEVVRRLKAEKASKDQIDEAVKLLLSLKADYKEKTGQEYKPGHPPAAQGALPQTTNTVPSGPDTPEAKALFGKVALQGDEVRKLKAEKADKEKIDVAVKELLQLKAQYKSVAGVDYKPVSASGVDDKDKKKKEKENKSEKQSKQQKQNDGPKKEPLQGQSGNERSSNGSGEGQGPKKQTRLGLEVKKEENLSEWFSQVITKSEMIEYYDVSGCYILRPWAHAIWEAIKDFFDAEIKKLGVENCYFPMFVSQAALETEKSHIADFAPEVAWVTRSGKTDLAEPIAIRPTSETVMYPSYAKWVQSHRDLPIKLNQWCSVVRWEFKHPQPFLRTREFLWQEGHTAFATYEEAAEEVLQILDLYARVYEDLLAIPVVKGRKTEKEKFAGGDYTTTLEAFISASGRAIQGATSHHLGQNFSKMFEIVFEDPKKPGEKQFAYQNSWGITTRTIGVMTMIHGDNMGLVLPPRVACIQVVIIPCGITNSLSEEDREALLKKCNEYRSRLLAVNIRVRADLRDNYSPGWKFNHWELKGVPVRVEVGPRDMKSQQFVAVRRDTGQKLTLSEHEAEEKLKQILEEIQANLYSRASEDLKSHMVVASNMEDFQKELDSGKIVQIPFCGEIECEDWIKKTTARDQDLEPGAPSMGAKSLCIPFQPLRELQPGARCVCGKNPAKFYTLFGRSY from the exons gCAAGTTTCATTTACTGATGTGAATTCAATAGCTCGGTACCTGGCTCGGgttgctgcctctgctgggtTGTATGGCTCGAATCTGTTGGAGCACACTGAG ATTGACCACTGGCTGGAGTTCAGTGCTACAAAGTTATCCACTGCCAGCCAGTTCCCTTCAGCCATCCAAGAACTCAACCACTGTCTGTCTCTACGGACCTACTTGGTGGGAAACTCTCTGAGTCTTGCAGATTTGTGTGTCTGGGCTGTACTAAAAG aTAGTAGTACATGGCAAGGGCAGttagaacaaaacaaagctcCTGTGCATGCAAAGCGATGGTACAGCTTCCTTGAGGTACAGCGTGCTTTCCAGTCAGTAGGAGCCAAGTGGGCTGCTGGTACACCAAAGGTTAAAATG gcaacagaaaaagaaaagaaagcagatgtTGGGAAGTTTGTTGAACTTcctggagcagagatgggaaaggTCATTGTGAGGTTTCCTCCTGAAGCAAGTGG aTATCTGCACATTGGTCATGCTAAAGCTGCCCTGCTAAATCAGCACTACCAAGTTAACTTCAAAGGAAAACTTATTATGAGATTTGATGACACAAatccagaaaaagagaaagaagactTTGAAAAG GTTATTCTCGAAGACGTTGCCATGCTGCACATCAAACCAGATCAATTTACCTATACCTCAGACCACTTTGAAACAATAATGAAATATGCTGAGAAGCTTATTCAAGAAGGGAAGGCATATGTGGATGATACTCCTGCAGAACAAATGAAAGCAGAGCGTGAGCAAAGAGTGGAATCTAAACACAGAAATAACT GTGTTAATAAGAATCTACAAATgtgggaagaaatgaaaaaaggaacagaataTGGACAAACTTGTTGTCTACGAGCAAAAATAGATATGAGTAGTAACAATGGATGTATGAGGGATCCAACTCTTTATCGTTGTAAAAACCAGCCTCACCCTCGGACAGGAAGTACCTACAA TGTTTATCCCACATATGACTTTGCCTGCCCCATTGTTGATAGTATTGAAGGTGTCACACATGCACTGAGAACAACTGAATACCATGACAGAGATGAACAATTCTACTGGATTATTGAGGCTCTGGGTATAAGGAAGCCATATATATGGGAGTATAGCAGGCTAAACCTCAACAACACTGTGCTCTCCAAGAGAAAGCTCACGTGGTTTGTCAACGAAGGCCTTGTGGATGGATG GGATGACCCAAGATTTCCCACTGTGCGTGGTGTCCTGAGAAGAGGCATGACAGTTGAAGGGCTGAAACAGTTTATTGCTGCTCAG GGCTCCTCTCGATCTGTCGTGAACATGGAATGGGATAAAATCTGGTCCTTTAACAAAAAG gTTATAGACCCAGTAGCACCTCGGTACACTGCTTTACTGAAAGATGCAGTGGTCCCAGTAAATATTCCTGAAGCTCAAGAGGAGATGAAAGAAGTGGCTAAACACCCAAAG AATGCTGATGTTGGGTTGAAGCCTGTGTGGTACAGCTCCAAAGTCCTCATTGAGGGAGCAGATGCAGAGACCCTGGCGGAGGGAGAGGTGGTTACATTCATAAACTGGGGCAATATCATCATCACCAAATTAAACAG AAATTCAAGTGGAAAAATTGTGTCCATCAATGCCAAGTTGAACTTAGATAATAAGGACTTCAAAAAAACTACTAAGATCACTTGGTTGGCAGAAACTCCACGTGCACCCCTCATTCCAACTGTCTGTGTTAATTATGAGCATCTGATCACTAAGCCAGTTCTAGGTAAAGATGAAGATTTCAAGCAATATATCAACCGAAACAGCAAG CAAGAAGAACTGATGCTGGGTGATCCATGCCTTAAGGAGTTAAAAAAAGGAGACATCATACAACTTCAGAGGAGAGGATTCTTTATTTGTGATCAGCCCTATGAGCCAGTGAG TCCTTACAGTTGTAAAGATGCCCCGTGCATTTTGATTTACATTCCTGATGGACACACTAAAGAAATGCCAACATCTGGGTCAAAAGAGAAGACCAAAGCTGAAACTGCAAAGAAAGAG gctagttcagctgtaaaagaaaaatctgctccAGTTGTTGGTCGTACCTCTactccagcctgtgctgagtCATCTGAAGGTCTCTTGATAATCTACAAAAAGGTGGCTGCACAGGGTGATGTAGTTCGTGACTTGAAGGCTAAGAAGGCAGCAAAGGAAGATATTGATAAAGCTGTGAAACAACTGCTGGCCTTGAAAGCAGAATACAAGGAGAAGACAGGCCAGGAATATAAGCCAGGAAATCCTCCAGTATCTGGAACTGCACAGTCATCAAAGCTTGAGACCTCTGGTACCTTGGAGAGTAAAGCCCTGTATGATAAAGTAGCAGAACAAGGAGAAGTGGTCCGAAAACTGAAAGCTGAGAAAGCATCTAAG gaTGAGATAGGTGCTGCTGTGGAAGTCCTTTTATCCCTAAAGGCAGAATATAAACGACAGACAGGCCAGGAGTACAAGCCTGGAAGCCCACCTGTGGTCTTTGTCCCTCCTCAGTGTTCTCCTGTTTCCACTCCTCCATCCCCATATCCAGTAGACAGCAAGGCTCTGTACAGCAGAGTAGCTCAACAAGGAGAAGTGGTCCGCAAACTCAAATCGGAGAAAGCTTCAAAG GAACAAATAGATGAGGCTGTGAAGATTCTTTTAAACCTAAAAGCAGAATATAAACAAAAGACAGGTCAAGAGTACAAGCCTGGAAATCCACCCTCAACACCACCTTGTCTGTCTTCCAATGCACTTCCTTCTTCTGTCTGCTGCAGTAACTTGGCAAGCTGTAGCTTAGTGGATGGCAAAGCACTTTATGATACTGTAGCTGAGCAAGGGGAAGTGGTACGAAGACTCAAGGCAGAGAAAGCTTCCAAG GATCAAATAGATGAAGCAGTAAAACTCCTCCTTTCTCTAAAAGCTGACTACAAGGAAAAGACTGGGCAGGAGTACAAGCCAGGACAcccaccagcagctcagggggCTTTGCCTCAGACAACAAACACAGTACCCAGTGGTCCAGACACTCCTGAAGCTAAAGCCCTGTTTGGCAAAGTAGCTCTTCAAGGAGATGAAGTTaggaaattaaaagcagaaaaagcagacaaG gaaaagaTAGATGTGGCTGTTAAAGAACTTCTTCAGTTGAAGGCCCAGTATAAGTCTGTTGCAGGAGTTGACTATAAACCAGTGTCTGCTAGTGGTGTAGAtgacaaagacaaaaagaagaaagagaaggagaacaAGTCTGAAAAGCAGAGTAAGCAACAGAAGCAAAATGATGGCCCCAAAAAAGAACCTTTGCAAGGACAGAGTGGTAATGAGCGCTCCTCAAATGGATCAGGAGAGGGCCAAGGCCCTAAGAAGCAAACCAG GCTGGGTCTAgaagttaaaaaagaagaaaacctttcAGAATGGTTCTCTCAG GTGATCACAAAATCAGAGATGATTGAATACTACGATGTGAGTGGCTGTTACATTCTTCGTCCTTGGGCTCATGCTATTTGGGAAGCCATCAAAGACTTCTTTGATGCAGAGATCAAGAAACTTGGAGTGGAGAACTGCTACTTCCCCATGTTTGTGTCCCAGGCTGCCTTAGAGACAGAGAAGTCTCATATTGCTGACTTTGCTCCTGAG gTTGCTTGGGTCACAAGATCTGGGAAAACAGATCTGGCTGAACCAATTGCTATACGTCCCACAAGTGAAACAG TAATGTATCCTTCCTATGCAAAGTGGGTACAGTCACACAGGGATCTTCCTATCAAGCTTAATCAGTGGTGCAGTGTTGTG CGCTGGGAGTTCAAACATCCCCAGCCTTTCCTTCGTACTCGTGAGTTCCTTTGGCAGGAGGGTCACACAGCATTTGCAACAtatgaagaagcagcagaggag GTGCTGCAGATACTTGATCTCTATGCTCGGGTGTATGAGGATCTCTTGGCAATACCTGttgtgaaaggaagaaagacagagaaggaGAAGTTTGCTGGGGGAGATTATACAACCACTTTAGAGGCATTTATATCTGCCAGTGGAAGAGCTATCCAG GGAGCAACATCACATCATTTAGGGCAGAATTTCTCGAAGATGTTTGAAATTGTGTTTGAAGATCCCAAGAAGCCAGGAGAAAAACAGTTTGCTTATCAGAATTCCTGGGGCATTACAACTCGGACTATTGGCGTAATGACAATGATTCATGGGGATAACATGGGATTGGTACTCCCACCTCGTGTAGCCTGTATTCAG GTTGTAATTATTCCCTGTGGTATCACAAACTCCCTTTCTGAAGAGGACAGAGAGGCTCTGTTGAAGAAGTGTAATGAATATCGTAGCAGGCTGCTTGCTGTCAATATCCGTGTCCGGGCTGATTTAAGAGACAACTACTCACCTGGCTGGAAGTTCAACCACTGGGAACTTAAG GGTGTCCCAGTCAGAGTTGAAGTGGGACCACGAGACATGAAGAGCCAACAGTTTGTAGCTGTTAGAAGAGACACAGGGCAGAAGCTGACATTGTCTGAACatgaagcagaagagaaacttAAGCAGATCTTGGAGGAGATCCAAGCAAACCTTTACAGCAG aGCGTCTGAGGACCTAAAAAGTCATATGGTGGTGGCCAGTAATATGGAGGACTTTCAAAAAGAGCTTGATTCAGGAAAG ATTGTACAAATCCCTTTCTGTGGGGAAATTGAGTGCGAGGATTGGATCAAGAAGACCACTGCCAG ggATCAGGATCTTGAGCCTGGTGCTCCATCCATGGGAGCAAAAAGCCTCTGCATACCTTTCCAGCCACTTCGTGAACTCCAGCCTGGAGCAAGATGTGTGTGCGGCAAAAACCCTGCCAAGTTCTACACCCTCTTTGGTCGTAGTTACTAA
- the EPRS1 gene encoding bifunctional glutamate/proline--tRNA ligase isoform X2 — protein sequence MAALSLTVDAGSPPLGALLTVEHVKNDVEISVQEGKETILSVSEQVSFTDVNSIARYLARVAASAGLYGSNLLEHTEIDHWLEFSATKLSTASQFPSAIQELNHCLSLRTYLVGNSLSLADLCVWAVLKDSSTWQGQLEQNKAPVHAKRWYSFLEVQRAFQSVGAKWAAGTPKVKMATEKEKKADVGKFVELPGAEMGKVIVRFPPEASGYLHIGHAKAALLNQHYQVNFKGKLIMRFDDTNPEKEKEDFEKVILEDVAMLHIKPDQFTYTSDHFETIMKYAEKLIQEGKAYVDDTPAEQMKAEREQRVESKHRNNCVNKNLQMWEEMKKGTEYGQTCCLRAKIDMSSNNGCMRDPTLYRCKNQPHPRTGSTYNVYPTYDFACPIVDSIEGVTHALRTTEYHDRDEQFYWIIEALGIRKPYIWEYSRLNLNNTVLSKRKLTWFVNEGLVDGWDDPRFPTVRGVLRRGMTVEGLKQFIAAQGSSRSVVNMEWDKIWSFNKKVIDPVAPRYTALLKDAVVPVNIPEAQEEMKEVAKHPKNADVGLKPVWYSSKVLIEGADAETLAEGEVVTFINWGNIIITKLNRNSSGKIVSINAKLNLDNKDFKKTTKITWLAETPRAPLIPTVCVNYEHLITKPVLGKDEDFKQYINRNSKQEELMLGDPCLKELKKGDIIQLQRRGFFICDQPYEPVSPYSCKDAPCILIYIPDGHTKEMPTSGSKEKTKAETAKKEASSAVKEKSAPVVGRTSTPACAESSEGLLIIYKKVAAQGDVVRDLKAKKAAKEDIDKAVKQLLALKAEYKEKTGQEYKPGNPPVSGTAQSSKLETSGTLESKALYDKVAEQGEVVRKLKAEKASKEQIDEAVKILLNLKAEYKQKTGQEYKPGNPPSTPPCLSSNALPSSVCCSNLASCSLVDGKALYDTVAEQGEVVRRLKAEKASKDQIDEAVKLLLSLKADYKEKTGQEYKPGHPPAAQGALPQTTNTVPSGPDTPEAKALFGKVALQGDEVRKLKAEKADKEKIDVAVKELLQLKAQYKSVAGVDYKPVSASGVDDKDKKKKEKENKSEKQSKQQKQNDGPKKEPLQGQSGNERSSNGSGEGQGPKKQTRLGLEVKKEENLSEWFSQVITKSEMIEYYDVSGCYILRPWAHAIWEAIKDFFDAEIKKLGVENCYFPMFVSQAALETEKSHIADFAPEVAWVTRSGKTDLAEPIAIRPTSETVMYPSYAKWVQSHRDLPIKLNQWCSVVRWEFKHPQPFLRTREFLWQEGHTAFATYEEAAEEVLQILDLYARVYEDLLAIPVVKGRKTEKEKFAGGDYTTTLEAFISASGRAIQGATSHHLGQNFSKMFEIVFEDPKKPGEKQFAYQNSWGITTRTIGVMTMIHGDNMGLVLPPRVACIQVVIIPCGITNSLSEEDREALLKKCNEYRSRLLAVNIRVRADLRDNYSPGWKFNHWELKGVPVRVEVGPRDMKSQQFVAVRRDTGQKLTLSEHEAEEKLKQILEEIQANLYSRASEDLKSHMVVASNMEDFQKELDSGKIVQIPFCGEIECEDWIKKTTARDQDLEPGAPSMGAKSLCIPFQPLRELQPGARCVCGKNPAKFYTLFGRSY from the exons gCAAGTTTCATTTACTGATGTGAATTCAATAGCTCGGTACCTGGCTCGGgttgctgcctctgctgggtTGTATGGCTCGAATCTGTTGGAGCACACTGAG ATTGACCACTGGCTGGAGTTCAGTGCTACAAAGTTATCCACTGCCAGCCAGTTCCCTTCAGCCATCCAAGAACTCAACCACTGTCTGTCTCTACGGACCTACTTGGTGGGAAACTCTCTGAGTCTTGCAGATTTGTGTGTCTGGGCTGTACTAAAAG aTAGTAGTACATGGCAAGGGCAGttagaacaaaacaaagctcCTGTGCATGCAAAGCGATGGTACAGCTTCCTTGAGGTACAGCGTGCTTTCCAGTCAGTAGGAGCCAAGTGGGCTGCTGGTACACCAAAGGTTAAAATG gcaacagaaaaagaaaagaaagcagatgtTGGGAAGTTTGTTGAACTTcctggagcagagatgggaaaggTCATTGTGAGGTTTCCTCCTGAAGCAAGTGG aTATCTGCACATTGGTCATGCTAAAGCTGCCCTGCTAAATCAGCACTACCAAGTTAACTTCAAAGGAAAACTTATTATGAGATTTGATGACACAAatccagaaaaagagaaagaagactTTGAAAAG GTTATTCTCGAAGACGTTGCCATGCTGCACATCAAACCAGATCAATTTACCTATACCTCAGACCACTTTGAAACAATAATGAAATATGCTGAGAAGCTTATTCAAGAAGGGAAGGCATATGTGGATGATACTCCTGCAGAACAAATGAAAGCAGAGCGTGAGCAAAGAGTGGAATCTAAACACAGAAATAACT GTGTTAATAAGAATCTACAAATgtgggaagaaatgaaaaaaggaacagaataTGGACAAACTTGTTGTCTACGAGCAAAAATAGATATGAGTAGTAACAATGGATGTATGAGGGATCCAACTCTTTATCGTTGTAAAAACCAGCCTCACCCTCGGACAGGAAGTACCTACAA TGTTTATCCCACATATGACTTTGCCTGCCCCATTGTTGATAGTATTGAAGGTGTCACACATGCACTGAGAACAACTGAATACCATGACAGAGATGAACAATTCTACTGGATTATTGAGGCTCTGGGTATAAGGAAGCCATATATATGGGAGTATAGCAGGCTAAACCTCAACAACACTGTGCTCTCCAAGAGAAAGCTCACGTGGTTTGTCAACGAAGGCCTTGTGGATGGATG GGATGACCCAAGATTTCCCACTGTGCGTGGTGTCCTGAGAAGAGGCATGACAGTTGAAGGGCTGAAACAGTTTATTGCTGCTCAG GGCTCCTCTCGATCTGTCGTGAACATGGAATGGGATAAAATCTGGTCCTTTAACAAAAAG gTTATAGACCCAGTAGCACCTCGGTACACTGCTTTACTGAAAGATGCAGTGGTCCCAGTAAATATTCCTGAAGCTCAAGAGGAGATGAAAGAAGTGGCTAAACACCCAAAG AATGCTGATGTTGGGTTGAAGCCTGTGTGGTACAGCTCCAAAGTCCTCATTGAGGGAGCAGATGCAGAGACCCTGGCGGAGGGAGAGGTGGTTACATTCATAAACTGGGGCAATATCATCATCACCAAATTAAACAG AAATTCAAGTGGAAAAATTGTGTCCATCAATGCCAAGTTGAACTTAGATAATAAGGACTTCAAAAAAACTACTAAGATCACTTGGTTGGCAGAAACTCCACGTGCACCCCTCATTCCAACTGTCTGTGTTAATTATGAGCATCTGATCACTAAGCCAGTTCTAGGTAAAGATGAAGATTTCAAGCAATATATCAACCGAAACAGCAAG CAAGAAGAACTGATGCTGGGTGATCCATGCCTTAAGGAGTTAAAAAAAGGAGACATCATACAACTTCAGAGGAGAGGATTCTTTATTTGTGATCAGCCCTATGAGCCAGTGAG TCCTTACAGTTGTAAAGATGCCCCGTGCATTTTGATTTACATTCCTGATGGACACACTAAAGAAATGCCAACATCTGGGTCAAAAGAGAAGACCAAAGCTGAAACTGCAAAGAAAGAG gctagttcagctgtaaaagaaaaatctgctccAGTTGTTGGTCGTACCTCTactccagcctgtgctgagtCATCTGAAGGTCTCTTGATAATCTACAAAAAGGTGGCTGCACAGGGTGATGTAGTTCGTGACTTGAAGGCTAAGAAGGCAGCAAAGGAAGATATTGATAAAGCTGTGAAACAACTGCTGGCCTTGAAAGCAGAATACAAGGAGAAGACAGGCCAGGAATATAAGCCAGGAAATCCTCCAGTATCTGGAACTGCACAGTCATCAAAGCTTGAGACCTCTGGTACCTTGGAGAGTAAAGCCCTGTATGATAAAGTAGCAGAACAAGGAGAAGTGGTCCGAAAACTGAAAGCTGAGAAAGCATCTAAG GAACAAATAGATGAGGCTGTGAAGATTCTTTTAAACCTAAAAGCAGAATATAAACAAAAGACAGGTCAAGAGTACAAGCCTGGAAATCCACCCTCAACACCACCTTGTCTGTCTTCCAATGCACTTCCTTCTTCTGTCTGCTGCAGTAACTTGGCAAGCTGTAGCTTAGTGGATGGCAAAGCACTTTATGATACTGTAGCTGAGCAAGGGGAAGTGGTACGAAGACTCAAGGCAGAGAAAGCTTCCAAG GATCAAATAGATGAAGCAGTAAAACTCCTCCTTTCTCTAAAAGCTGACTACAAGGAAAAGACTGGGCAGGAGTACAAGCCAGGACAcccaccagcagctcagggggCTTTGCCTCAGACAACAAACACAGTACCCAGTGGTCCAGACACTCCTGAAGCTAAAGCCCTGTTTGGCAAAGTAGCTCTTCAAGGAGATGAAGTTaggaaattaaaagcagaaaaagcagacaaG gaaaagaTAGATGTGGCTGTTAAAGAACTTCTTCAGTTGAAGGCCCAGTATAAGTCTGTTGCAGGAGTTGACTATAAACCAGTGTCTGCTAGTGGTGTAGAtgacaaagacaaaaagaagaaagagaaggagaacaAGTCTGAAAAGCAGAGTAAGCAACAGAAGCAAAATGATGGCCCCAAAAAAGAACCTTTGCAAGGACAGAGTGGTAATGAGCGCTCCTCAAATGGATCAGGAGAGGGCCAAGGCCCTAAGAAGCAAACCAG GCTGGGTCTAgaagttaaaaaagaagaaaacctttcAGAATGGTTCTCTCAG GTGATCACAAAATCAGAGATGATTGAATACTACGATGTGAGTGGCTGTTACATTCTTCGTCCTTGGGCTCATGCTATTTGGGAAGCCATCAAAGACTTCTTTGATGCAGAGATCAAGAAACTTGGAGTGGAGAACTGCTACTTCCCCATGTTTGTGTCCCAGGCTGCCTTAGAGACAGAGAAGTCTCATATTGCTGACTTTGCTCCTGAG gTTGCTTGGGTCACAAGATCTGGGAAAACAGATCTGGCTGAACCAATTGCTATACGTCCCACAAGTGAAACAG TAATGTATCCTTCCTATGCAAAGTGGGTACAGTCACACAGGGATCTTCCTATCAAGCTTAATCAGTGGTGCAGTGTTGTG CGCTGGGAGTTCAAACATCCCCAGCCTTTCCTTCGTACTCGTGAGTTCCTTTGGCAGGAGGGTCACACAGCATTTGCAACAtatgaagaagcagcagaggag GTGCTGCAGATACTTGATCTCTATGCTCGGGTGTATGAGGATCTCTTGGCAATACCTGttgtgaaaggaagaaagacagagaaggaGAAGTTTGCTGGGGGAGATTATACAACCACTTTAGAGGCATTTATATCTGCCAGTGGAAGAGCTATCCAG GGAGCAACATCACATCATTTAGGGCAGAATTTCTCGAAGATGTTTGAAATTGTGTTTGAAGATCCCAAGAAGCCAGGAGAAAAACAGTTTGCTTATCAGAATTCCTGGGGCATTACAACTCGGACTATTGGCGTAATGACAATGATTCATGGGGATAACATGGGATTGGTACTCCCACCTCGTGTAGCCTGTATTCAG GTTGTAATTATTCCCTGTGGTATCACAAACTCCCTTTCTGAAGAGGACAGAGAGGCTCTGTTGAAGAAGTGTAATGAATATCGTAGCAGGCTGCTTGCTGTCAATATCCGTGTCCGGGCTGATTTAAGAGACAACTACTCACCTGGCTGGAAGTTCAACCACTGGGAACTTAAG GGTGTCCCAGTCAGAGTTGAAGTGGGACCACGAGACATGAAGAGCCAACAGTTTGTAGCTGTTAGAAGAGACACAGGGCAGAAGCTGACATTGTCTGAACatgaagcagaagagaaacttAAGCAGATCTTGGAGGAGATCCAAGCAAACCTTTACAGCAG aGCGTCTGAGGACCTAAAAAGTCATATGGTGGTGGCCAGTAATATGGAGGACTTTCAAAAAGAGCTTGATTCAGGAAAG ATTGTACAAATCCCTTTCTGTGGGGAAATTGAGTGCGAGGATTGGATCAAGAAGACCACTGCCAG ggATCAGGATCTTGAGCCTGGTGCTCCATCCATGGGAGCAAAAAGCCTCTGCATACCTTTCCAGCCACTTCGTGAACTCCAGCCTGGAGCAAGATGTGTGTGCGGCAAAAACCCTGCCAAGTTCTACACCCTCTTTGGTCGTAGTTACTAA